One window from the genome of Lysobacter helvus encodes:
- a CDS encoding putative baseplate assembly protein: protein MSRLVNERFDRRFADLMAMGRAQLPALAPQWTDHNAHDPGITLMELLAWVAEAQLYAVGHTRRDERAAYAALLSLVPGGTQPARGLLWPDAQDPRSPAATFAQSVVIPADAVIHVVNADAPAFHPDGKVLWIPGDVQSITTRLAEGRVLDHTRVNAREGPAFQPFGERARPRDVLAIDFECRGDGGVFPPKRDDAQGAYWTLGVRASTPLVAGDTRNAPLAATLVTDTGRYPIAIVSDTTDGLLRTGALTLDLSAVPASPKRFTLELVAPRGLARAPRVLRIAPNVLPIVQGREIAREVHTVNATTDWRFQLDVPGLRFNSGDALVRIDVVEPSGQSTWQRCDDLATQGPADKVYALDLAADRITFGNGVNGRAPPEQAQVLAWYSVSDGAQGSVARNRKWHVQGFGEVFGVNPDAVAGGAGPDDWRAQRRESRRRAREDHALVSADDILGAALKLPLLDVARAWIVPPNATGPRTGTVTLVAMRGLRAGEEAARLPESRRWLDAIRRRLLARMPLGTRLMVVGPRYATFVVQATLEADAGRNVDDLQRNVMEILRKRLATTGPSARPPGVPVSRSDIAGWMRAVDGVARVVALQLVRDPGGNVASVAVARDGLPRLDAANSTIDVRRPGQGGAP from the coding sequence ATGAGCCGCCTGGTCAACGAACGCTTCGATCGCCGCTTCGCGGACCTGATGGCGATGGGCCGCGCGCAATTGCCCGCGCTCGCGCCGCAATGGACGGACCACAACGCGCACGATCCGGGCATCACCTTGATGGAATTGCTCGCGTGGGTGGCCGAAGCGCAGCTCTACGCGGTGGGTCACACGCGGCGCGACGAGCGCGCGGCGTATGCGGCATTGCTGTCGCTCGTGCCGGGCGGCACGCAACCCGCGCGCGGCCTGCTGTGGCCCGATGCGCAGGATCCGCGCTCGCCGGCAGCGACGTTCGCGCAATCCGTCGTGATTCCCGCCGATGCGGTGATCCATGTCGTGAACGCGGACGCGCCGGCGTTCCATCCCGATGGCAAGGTGTTGTGGATCCCGGGCGACGTCCAATCGATCACCACGCGCCTGGCCGAGGGCCGCGTGCTCGACCACACGCGCGTGAACGCGCGCGAAGGCCCGGCGTTCCAGCCGTTCGGCGAACGCGCGCGTCCGCGCGACGTGCTCGCGATCGACTTCGAATGCCGGGGCGACGGCGGCGTGTTCCCGCCGAAGCGCGACGATGCGCAAGGGGCGTACTGGACGCTCGGCGTGCGCGCCTCTACGCCGTTGGTGGCCGGTGACACGCGCAATGCCCCGCTCGCTGCCACGCTGGTGACCGACACGGGCCGTTATCCCATCGCCATCGTGTCCGACACCACCGACGGATTGCTGCGCACCGGCGCGCTGACGCTCGACCTCTCGGCGGTGCCCGCATCGCCGAAGCGGTTCACGCTCGAACTCGTCGCACCGCGCGGCCTGGCACGCGCACCGCGCGTATTGCGGATCGCGCCGAACGTCCTGCCGATCGTGCAGGGCCGGGAGATCGCACGCGAAGTGCACACGGTGAATGCGACGACGGACTGGCGTTTCCAGCTCGACGTGCCCGGGTTGCGGTTCAACTCCGGGGACGCACTGGTGCGGATCGATGTGGTCGAACCCAGCGGCCAATCCACCTGGCAACGCTGCGACGACCTCGCGACGCAAGGGCCCGCCGACAAGGTGTACGCCCTCGACCTCGCCGCCGACCGGATCACCTTCGGCAACGGCGTCAACGGGCGCGCGCCGCCGGAACAGGCGCAGGTGCTCGCGTGGTATTCGGTGAGCGACGGCGCGCAAGGCAGCGTGGCGCGCAACCGCAAATGGCACGTGCAGGGATTCGGCGAGGTGTTCGGCGTGAACCCGGATGCCGTCGCCGGCGGTGCAGGGCCGGACGACTGGCGCGCGCAGCGCCGCGAATCCCGCCGTCGCGCGCGCGAGGACCACGCGCTGGTCAGCGCCGACGACATCCTCGGCGCCGCGTTGAAGCTGCCATTGCTCGACGTCGCGCGCGCCTGGATCGTGCCGCCGAACGCCACCGGTCCGCGCACCGGCACCGTCACCCTCGTTGCGATGCGCGGGTTGCGCGCCGGCGAAGAGGCAGCACGCCTGCCGGAATCGCGTCGTTGGCTCGACGCAATCCGTCGCCGCCTGCTGGCGCGCATGCCGCTGGGCACGCGCCTGATGGTGGTCGGCCCGCGCTATGCCACGTTCGTCGTGCAGGCAACGCTCGAAGCCGACGCGGGGCGCAATGTCGACGACCTCCAGCGCAACGTGATGGAGATCCTGCGCAAGCGGTTGGCGACGACGGGACCGTCGGCGCGGCCACCCGGCGTGCCGGTTTCGCGCAGCGACATCGCGGGCTGGATGCGCGCGGTCGATGGCGTCGCGCGTGTCGTCGCGCTGCAGTTGGTGCGCGACCCGGGTGGGAACGTCGCCAGCGTCGCCGTCGCGCGCGACGGCCTGCCGCGACTCGACGCAGCGAACAGCACGATCGACGTGCGACGGCCCGGGCAGGGAGGTGCGCCATGA
- a CDS encoding phage tail protein, which yields MSADPQRGYRFANAAQWGACLFAGIDAGALAALDTVQPFAPFATTAQRFPTQGAAALAVAATGETFWHDAATDTLYRLAPGDDTPELLRAPAAIVRATRLLATHWGLWSFGDGAVQRFETDTLTRLAILDLDGWRAVDIAEACNGLYILAEHDGHWHALHVDCAGRIQQTVAFTDVTHAQAFVYLRTRKRFVLLTDDGDPQLRWYAEAGGNALVRKSVAGLGHCFRATALGSDGRDRACVAGVDREGAAHVFTFDGDGNALGDVQLDARDAPATGVAASRDALHVTGPRGLLRFAAVPSVPDDASEIQGQLITPMLHSPDREDGRRWLRIEATATLPRGATLELAYASTSDPAIRDRMVKLAADPTLTATQRTQRLLAELGLWHAPVAFHGEGNDTARFAAPLFTLRDPYLWVHLRLIAAPGAPSLPALQALSVLYPGHTLMEYLPSIYQREEANPDSFLRALVGVFETTTQGLDERIAALGSHVHPKTASPEWLDAIARWLGLPWDDTLALAQKRCIVAHAHALATTRGTRSGLQTFLACLMPETPRRFRIVDGIADFGFATVGGAGCTGSALPAMLGGRPRWHTELDAGARLGRMRLPCAGDNDDPWQLAAGVRIDIAATAAERRAWSPWLPDAITALVPFTTRARVRWIDARALQGQRLDGALVLEGDPTPHLGDDAITGVARLPARGTRLGATGADIGTRLL from the coding sequence ATGAGCGCCGACCCGCAGCGCGGTTATCGCTTCGCGAATGCAGCCCAGTGGGGCGCGTGCCTGTTCGCGGGCATCGATGCCGGTGCGCTGGCCGCGTTGGATACGGTGCAACCTTTCGCACCGTTCGCCACGACCGCGCAGCGCTTCCCGACCCAGGGCGCGGCGGCCCTCGCCGTTGCAGCGACGGGCGAAACGTTCTGGCACGACGCCGCGACCGACACGCTGTATCGCCTGGCACCGGGCGACGACACCCCCGAACTGCTGCGCGCGCCCGCCGCGATCGTGCGTGCGACGCGACTGCTCGCCACGCACTGGGGCTTGTGGTCGTTCGGCGACGGCGCGGTGCAACGCTTCGAAACCGACACGCTCACGCGACTTGCGATCCTCGACCTCGACGGCTGGCGCGCCGTCGACATCGCCGAAGCCTGCAACGGCCTCTACATCCTCGCCGAGCACGACGGCCACTGGCATGCCCTCCATGTCGATTGCGCGGGGCGCATCCAGCAAACGGTCGCGTTCACCGACGTCACGCACGCGCAGGCGTTCGTCTACCTGCGCACGCGCAAGCGCTTCGTCCTCCTCACGGACGACGGCGATCCGCAGCTGCGCTGGTATGCCGAGGCCGGCGGAAACGCGCTGGTCCGGAAATCTGTCGCCGGCCTGGGCCATTGCTTCCGCGCCACCGCGCTCGGCAGCGACGGCCGCGATCGCGCGTGCGTCGCGGGCGTCGATCGGGAAGGCGCGGCCCATGTCTTCACGTTCGATGGCGACGGCAACGCGCTCGGCGACGTGCAGCTCGACGCGCGTGACGCACCGGCGACGGGCGTCGCGGCGTCCCGCGACGCGTTGCATGTCACCGGCCCGCGCGGCCTCCTGCGTTTCGCCGCCGTGCCATCCGTGCCCGACGACGCATCCGAAATCCAGGGCCAGCTCATCACCCCGATGCTGCATTCGCCCGACCGCGAAGACGGCCGCCGCTGGTTGCGCATCGAAGCCACCGCGACGCTCCCGCGCGGCGCGACCCTCGAACTGGCGTACGCCTCCACCAGCGACCCCGCGATCCGCGACCGCATGGTGAAGCTCGCCGCCGACCCGACGCTGACCGCCACCCAGCGCACGCAACGCCTCCTCGCCGAGCTTGGCCTCTGGCATGCGCCGGTCGCCTTCCATGGCGAAGGCAACGACACCGCGCGTTTCGCCGCGCCGCTGTTCACGCTGCGCGATCCGTATCTGTGGGTGCACCTGCGCCTGATCGCCGCACCCGGCGCGCCATCGCTTCCCGCGCTGCAGGCGCTGTCGGTGCTGTACCCCGGCCACACGCTGATGGAGTACCTGCCGTCGATCTACCAGCGCGAGGAAGCCAACCCGGACAGCTTCCTGCGCGCCCTCGTCGGCGTGTTCGAAACCACCACGCAGGGCCTCGACGAACGCATCGCCGCGCTCGGCAGCCACGTGCATCCGAAGACCGCGTCGCCGGAATGGCTCGACGCCATCGCGCGCTGGCTCGGCTTGCCCTGGGACGACACGCTGGCGCTCGCGCAGAAGCGCTGCATCGTCGCGCACGCGCATGCGCTCGCGACGACCCGCGGCACGCGCAGCGGCCTGCAGACCTTCCTCGCCTGCCTGATGCCGGAAACGCCACGACGTTTCCGCATCGTCGACGGCATCGCGGACTTCGGTTTCGCGACCGTGGGCGGCGCCGGATGCACCGGGAGCGCCTTGCCCGCGATGCTCGGCGGCCGCCCGCGCTGGCACACCGAACTCGACGCAGGTGCGCGCCTTGGCCGCATGCGCCTGCCGTGCGCAGGCGACAACGACGATCCCTGGCAACTCGCCGCGGGCGTGCGCATCGACATCGCCGCCACCGCGGCCGAGCGTCGCGCATGGTCGCCGTGGTTGCCCGATGCGATCACCGCACTCGTCCCGTTCACCACCCGCGCGCGCGTGCGCTGGATCGACGCGCGCGCACTGCAGGGCCAGCGACTCGACGGCGCGCTGGTGCTGGAAGGCGACCCCACGCCGCACCTCGGCGACGACGCCATCACCGGCGTGGCCCGGTTGCCCGCACGCGGAACGCGCCTGGGCGCGACCGGTGCGGACATCGGCACGCGCCTGCTCTGA